In bacterium, a genomic segment contains:
- a CDS encoding right-handed parallel beta-helix repeat-containing protein, translating to MQKTLSIILTSYLLLFLNACKIENATINALKQSPPLDLGRDNDNDTSPNQHLFPIPYQLDNCDCTQTISPNTSFMDAQDFNPGDVLCFDAQQGSTRGPIKFDNLNGNAQNPIFIRSCNGSVTIRSTNSQAAIKILSGSYFRISGMQSNSTLGIALDAPNSPHTLAIGKAHHYEVDNIHIQSSSFAGIMAKVDPSSQDCHINDRRYDNYVMDTVYIHDNLVENVDGEGFYLGNSFFTGVSDQYCARNSACDLSQCDGIQYPHLLKNIHIFDNHIENTGWDGIQVGSAIENCTIVNNTVINWSTANRSSHNHAIQVGDGSSCTIENNILDGGGIGIHLAGIGGSLLRNNSIQNFNEYGIIVNPRPAPLDSDLNGSLYKGGFSIVDNTLVSNINTGPAIRDVNVPSNPVPTTGNLIENNSITSLGPFFQLNGRYNWQEINNQTN from the coding sequence GTGCAAAAAACACTTAGCATTATTTTAACATCATACCTTTTGCTTTTTCTCAATGCTTGCAAGATAGAAAATGCAACCATCAATGCTTTAAAGCAAAGTCCACCTTTAGATTTAGGTAGAGATAACGATAATGATACATCACCCAATCAACACCTTTTCCCTATTCCTTATCAACTTGATAATTGTGACTGCACACAAACGATAAGCCCAAACACCTCTTTTATGGATGCTCAAGATTTTAATCCTGGAGATGTGCTATGCTTTGATGCTCAACAAGGTTCAACACGAGGTCCCATAAAATTTGATAACTTAAATGGCAATGCTCAAAATCCTATATTCATTAGAAGTTGTAATGGCTCAGTAACAATAAGATCAACAAACTCGCAAGCTGCCATTAAAATTTTGTCGGGTTCTTATTTTAGAATCAGTGGTATGCAAAGCAACAGCACTTTAGGCATTGCTTTAGATGCACCAAATTCACCGCATACCCTTGCTATTGGTAAAGCCCATCACTATGAAGTGGATAATATACATATTCAATCTTCTTCATTTGCAGGGATTATGGCAAAGGTTGACCCCTCATCTCAAGACTGCCACATCAATGACCGACGTTACGATAACTATGTTATGGACACTGTATATATTCATGACAACTTGGTTGAAAATGTTGATGGTGAAGGGTTTTATTTAGGCAATAGTTTTTTTACCGGTGTGAGTGATCAGTACTGCGCCAGAAATAGCGCCTGTGACCTTTCACAATGTGATGGCATTCAATACCCTCACCTGCTAAAAAATATTCATATATTTGACAATCATATAGAAAATACCGGTTGGGATGGCATACAAGTAGGATCGGCCATTGAAAATTGTACCATAGTCAACAACACAGTTATCAACTGGTCTACAGCAAACAGAAGCAGTCATAACCATGCCATCCAAGTTGGAGATGGCTCTTCCTGTACTATTGAAAACAATATTTTGGATGGGGGTGGTATTGGAATTCATTTGGCAGGCATTGGAGGCAGTTTGTTAAGAAACAATAGCATTCAAAATTTCAATGAATACGGTATCATTGTCAATCCAAGACCGGCACCACTTGACTCAGATTTAAATGGGAGTTTGTACAAAGGTGGGTTCTCAATTGTAGATAATACCCTTGTATCCAACATCAACACTGGTCCAGCCATCAGAGATGTCAATGTTCCTAGCAACCCTGTACCTACAACTGGAAACCTTATTGAAAACAACAGCATTACTTCTTTGGGACCCTTTTTTCAGCTCAATGGTCGTTACAACTGGCAAGAGATCAATAACCAAAC